The genomic region GCGGACGAAGACGAAGCAGCGAGATCTCAACCCCGAGTGGGACGAGAAGCTAGAGTTTCTTGTCAACGACAGCGAATCCATGGCCACCGAGATGCTGGAGATCAACATCTACAACGACAAGAAGGCCGCCAAGCGCAGCACTTTTCTCGGAAAAGTAAAGATTCCGGGAAATACTTTTGTGAAATCTGATGCAGCGGCGCTGGTTTACTTTCCGCTGGAGAAGCGGAGCGTGTTTTCTCAGATCAAGGGCGAGGTCGGATTGAAGATTTATTACATTGACGAAGATCCTCCCGCGCCCCCACCGgcagaggaggagaagaagcagGAGGCAGAGCCTGATACTCAGCCTGCGACGGAGGAGAAGCCGCCCGAGAATCCAAAATCAGAGGATCAAAATCCAGAGGCTGCTGCGGCGAAAACAGAGGAAAAGAAAGAGGAGACTGACaataaacaagaagaaaagcCTAAGGAGGAGGCGAAACCGGAGGAGAAGCCGAATCCACCGGAAAAGGCTGAGGAGGCTTCAGCTGCTGCCACACGACCAGCTCCGCCGCCGGAGGTTCAAAATCCGCCAATCGCGTACGCAGTGGCGGAGAAAACAAAGCAAACGGAGAAAGAGAAGAACGCGCAAGTGATCAACGGCGGAATCAACGAGCTCGAGCTTCAGCCGTTGGTTCGGGATCGGAGCCGGAGCGCGTACGACCTTGTCGATCGTATGCCGTTCCTATATGTCCGGGTCGTCAAATCCAAGAGAGCAAATGCGGGTCCTACCAGCACCGAATCCGTTTACGCAAAGCTGGCGATCGGAACGCACAGCATCAAAACCAAGACTCAGATTGACGGCAAAGATTGGGATCAAGTATTTGCTTTTGACAAGGAAGGATTGAATTCGACGTCGCTGGAAGTTTCCGTATGGGCGGAGGCGgaggagaagaaggaaaacGAACCGCCGGTTAAAACAGAGAGCTGCCTCGGGACCGTGTCGTTCGATCTGCAGGAGGTGCCGAAGCGAGTCCCCCCGGACAGTCCTCTGGCTCCTCAATGGTACACTCTGGAGTCCGAGAAGTCGGCGGGAAATGACGTCATGCTGGCGGTGTGGATTGGGACTCAGGCGGACGAGGCGTTTCAGGAGGCGTGGCAGTCCGATTCAGGCGGGTTGATACCGGAGACCCGAGCCAAGGTGTATCTGTCTCCAAAGCTTTGGTATTTGAGACTAACGGTCATCCAGACCCAGGATCTGCAGCTAGGTTCGGGATCCGAAGCTAAACCCAAGGCTCGAAATCCCGAACTTTACGTGAAAGCCCAGCTGGGTCCACAGCTTTTCAAGACCAGTAGGACGGCCGTAGGGTCCACGTCCTCGAGCTCCGCCAACCCAACTTGGAACGAAGACTTGGTGTTTGTGGCAGCCGAGCCGTTTGAGCCGTTTCTGCTTTTGACCGTTGAAGACGTAACTAATGGGCAGTCTGTGGGCCATGCCAAAGTACACGTGCCGAGTGTCGAGAGGAGGATCGATGATCGAGCCCAGCCAAAGTCCATGTGGTTCAATTTGGTCGGCGACGAGACGCGTCCTTACGCGGGAAGAATACATCTGCGAGTTTGTTTGGAAGGCGGGTATCACGTGCTGGATGAGGCGGCGCACGTAACCAGCGATGTTAGAGCGGCGGCGAAGCAGCTTGCGAAACCGCCGATTGGGTTGCTGGAAGTTGGTATTCGCGGGGCCACCAATTTGCTACCGGTGAAGACCAAAAATGGCGTGCGTGGGACCACCGATACTTACGTGGTTGCCAAATACGGGCCGAAGTGGGTCCGGACCCGAACCATTCTCGACCGGTTTAATCCACGGTGGAACGAGCAGTACACTTGGGACGTATACGATCCTTGTACGGTTCTCACTATTGGAGTTTTTGATAACGGAAGGTACAAGAGCGATGAAGCG from Pyrus communis chromosome 9, drPyrComm1.1, whole genome shotgun sequence harbors:
- the LOC137746244 gene encoding multiple C2 domain and transmembrane region protein 14 translates to MATRKLIVEVCNAKNLMPKDGQGTASAYAIVDYDGQRRRTKTKQRDLNPEWDEKLEFLVNDSESMATEMLEINIYNDKKAAKRSTFLGKVKIPGNTFVKSDAAALVYFPLEKRSVFSQIKGEVGLKIYYIDEDPPAPPPAEEEKKQEAEPDTQPATEEKPPENPKSEDQNPEAAAAKTEEKKEETDNKQEEKPKEEAKPEEKPNPPEKAEEASAAATRPAPPPEVQNPPIAYAVAEKTKQTEKEKNAQVINGGINELELQPLVRDRSRSAYDLVDRMPFLYVRVVKSKRANAGPTSTESVYAKLAIGTHSIKTKTQIDGKDWDQVFAFDKEGLNSTSLEVSVWAEAEEKKENEPPVKTESCLGTVSFDLQEVPKRVPPDSPLAPQWYTLESEKSAGNDVMLAVWIGTQADEAFQEAWQSDSGGLIPETRAKVYLSPKLWYLRLTVIQTQDLQLGSGSEAKPKARNPELYVKAQLGPQLFKTSRTAVGSTSSSSANPTWNEDLVFVAAEPFEPFLLLTVEDVTNGQSVGHAKVHVPSVERRIDDRAQPKSMWFNLVGDETRPYAGRIHLRVCLEGGYHVLDEAAHVTSDVRAAAKQLAKPPIGLLEVGIRGATNLLPVKTKNGVRGTTDTYVVAKYGPKWVRTRTILDRFNPRWNEQYTWDVYDPCTVLTIGVFDNGRYKSDEAGKPEKDIRVGKIRLRLSTLDVNRVYMSSYSLTVLLPGGAKKMGEIEIAVRFSCSSWISLIQAYTSPMLPRMHYVRPLGPAQQDILRHTAMRIVTARLARSEPPLGQEVVQFMLDSDTHVWSMRRSKANWFRVVGCLSRVATLARWLDGIRTWMHPPTTVLVHLLLVAVVVCPHLLLPTVFMYAFLVLLVRSRYRQRGPHNMDPRMSYVDAVSPDELDEELDGFPSTRPADIVRIRYDRLRALGGRAQTLLGDVAAQGERLEALFNWRDPRATGIFVVFCLVASLVFYMVPFKAFVLGSGFYYLRHPRFRDDMPSVPVNFFRRLPSLSDQIM